ACGCAAACCAATAACCTGATTGCCGTCCCGTTTAAACACTTCCCCGAGAAAATCGACCAAAATACCCAGCTCGTCCCTTGTAAAACGGAACGTTTTACGGTCATCCGAGTCGCGTTCGATATAACGTCCGTGACGGACAGCCAATATGTCAACGATCGTAGGTGTACGAAGCTTGTTAACCGTGATGTTATCAACCTTCTGAAGCATTTTGCCCAACAGGACGATTTTTTCTTCGTCATCCGTCTGAAGCAGCATGCCGCGCGTACGGTCCTCTACGCCATTAATCGTCATAATGTTCACTTCAAGCATACCGAGCAGTGAGGCAATATCGCCAAGAAGACCCGGTCGGTTCTTATGTATTTTATATTCCATGTAGTATTGCTGCTTTGATCCCATTTCACACCGTCCCTTGTTGTCACCAATCCCATTGATTGACTCGCTTATAAAAATTTATTCTACAATTTTCGTCACATTCCTGCAACCTATTCGCAGACATTGCAGAAAAGCCTCCAAATTGGGAGGCTTTTCTGAAGATGTGAGCAATTAAGTTTGTTCGACCAGCTTCACCATAAGACCGGCTACCGTTTTGCGTTCATGCTCGTCGCCCGCATCCCATAGCTGCTTCAGTACACGCTGTTGCTCATTTTTAGGATCAACCTTCTCGTCGAGGAAGGAACCAATCTCGTAAGCCAAATTATGAATGGTTTCCTCAGACATCCCGTTGTTTTTGGCTTGTGCCACGCGGTCCGACAAAAACTCTTTCCAATTGTCGAAACTTGAAAGAACGTTAGACATTTTATTTCGCCTCCTGGATAAGTACATTTTAAGAAGAGTGTAGCACTCAACAAATGTTATTGTGCGTAGAGGCGAAACGAATTATACGGAAACAAGGGTGTTAAGTATGCCAGCCGCCGTTTGGACTAATGATTTGCCCCGTTATATACGATGATTCCGGCAAGGACAAGAAGTACACCAGCGAAGCAACTTCATCAGGTTGTCCAAAACGGCCCAGCGGAATTTCCTGCTCGAGCGCCGCCTTTTCTTCATCGTTAAAACCGCTCATCATCTTTGTATCGACAGCTCCGGGCGCCACCGCATTAACGGTTACTCCGGAAGGAGCAAGTTCCTTGGCCAACGCCTTCGTGAAGGCATTCATGCCGCCTTTGGTTGTGGAGTACAGCACTTCGCAGGAAGCGCCGGACATTCCCCAAATCGACGACACATTAATAATCCGGCCAAACCGGTTCGAGATCATATTCGGCATAAATAGCTGGCTGGACAAAAACATACCCTTCAAGTTGACGGCCATCACATCATCCCATTCCTGCTCCGTCACATCCATCAGCATGCCATAATGGGAGATTCCCCCGTTGTTAACAAGGATATCGGGAAGCATGTCATGAGCCTCCAGCTTCTCTTTCATCCTCGTGAGCTGTTCCTTCGAACGAAGGTCAGCCGAAATGGTCATGACATTAGCTCCCAGGCGCATGCATGCTCTGGCTGTTTCGTTAGCCGCTTCATGCGATTCCCTATAGTGAATGACGATGTTAAGTCCCTCCGCGGCAAAGCGCTGCGCGATTGCAGCGCCGATGCCGCGGCTTCCCCCGGTTATTAACACCGTCATTTGTTTAAAAGGCTTCACTAAACCGGCTGTCCGTCCGGCTTCTCAACAATGGAGATTGCCAACTGTTGGAAGTCGAAATGCTCGCGGATCCGTTCATTCACTTGCTCCAGCGTGCAATTCTCGTACAGGGACAAGAGATCAAACATGTCGCTGTCGCGGAACCGGTAACGCGTAAATTCGCCGGCAATCGCTTCAGGGGAGTTCAGCATCCGCAAATATCCGCCGATTTTTTTCCGCTTCGACCGTTCGAAGGCGGCAGGTTCAATACCCGTACGCAGCGCTTCTTCAACAGCGGTACGGATTCGGCTAAGCAGTTCATCCGGATTTGGCGAGTCGCCGCCAATAACCGAGAAAGCATAATCCGTGCTTACGTTAAATTCCGTTCCGAAGGAATCGGAGATTAAATTTTGCTCATACAAATCCTGATACAGGGCCGAGCTGGCACCAAACAAGGCGTCAAGCATCAGCTTGGAAGTCACTTCGTGGCTCAACAGCGCCTCGCCGGTAAGCCCGGTTTTCTTCTCCTTGAAGCCAAACATAACTTTCGGAAGCGATACCGGGAGTTTCGTTACTTTCCTAGGTACCTTAACGCTCTCCGGCTCATGCTCGAAGAAACGTTTGATTTCTCCTTGCGGTTTGAATGACTTGCGTGCTTGATTGTTGCGTACAAGCTCGAATACTTCCTCCGCTTTCACCCCGCCCACTACAAACAGCAGCATATTGGACGGATGGTAAAACGTTTCGTAACAGCGGTACAGCGTTTCCTTGTCGATCTGATAAATGGACTCCACGGTACCGGCAATATCGATATGAATCGGATGGGTGTGATACATGGCGTCAATCAAGCCGAAATAAACACGCCAATCCGGATTGTCTTTGTACATATTGATCTCTTGAGCGATAATGCCTTTTTCCTTATCCACGTTCTGATCGGTGAAATAAGGATGCTGGACAAAATCGATCAAGGTTTCGAGATTGGCCGGAATCTGCTCCGTTGCCGAGAACAGATAAACGGTACGGTCGAAGCTAGTGAAGGCGTTCGCCGATGCCCCTTGCGATGCAAAGGTCGCGAAGATGTCGCCGGTTGGCTCTTCGAACATTTTGTGCTCCAAAAAATGGGCAATTCCGTCCGGTACGCGGACAGGCTCTTGATCGCCTACGGCAAACTTATTATCGACGGAGCCGTATTTGGTCGCAAAAGTAGCATAGGTCTTCTGAAAGCCTTCCTTCGGCAGGACGATCACTTCGAGGCCGTTATCCAGCACTTCGCGGTATAGCGTTTCCTGAACGCCTTTGTAGTCGAGTGTCTCCATTGCCGTCAGGCCTCCTTCTGGTCGCGCAGGAAGTAAATCGTGTCAAGCTGCGCCAATCCCGCAACTCGGACGATATCCTCTGCCGTTACCGCTTCAATCTGGTCAAGCAGCTGCTGTGCCGTTCTTTCTTTGCCGGAAAGCACGGCATTAAAGTCATAAGCGATCATCTCGTAAGCGGAATCCTGCAGCTCCCGCAAATGATTCGCGATCATCGCTTTCGTCTGATTCATCTCGAGATCGGAAAGGTTGCCTTGACGCATGCTCTCCAGCTGCTCCTTGATAATGGTGACCGCCTTCTCATAGTTTGCGATCTCTATACCCGATTGAATCGTGAGCAGACCTTTATGTCCATCCAGTCTGGATGCAGCGTAATAAGCGAGACTTTCTTTCTCCCGGACATTCAAGAATAGCTTGGAATGCGGATAGCCGCCCAGAATGCCGTTATACATCAAGGAAGCGGCGTAGTCTTTGTCGCCATAACCAACATTCGTACGCAGCCCCATGTTTAACTTGCCCTGGTTGACGTCCATGCGTTCCACAACGGTTTTGACATTGCGAACTTCATGGGTAATAGACGGAGTTGAATAGCTTGCAGGGCTGCCATCCTCGATGCGGAAAGCTTCCTTCGCAAGCGCAGCGACTTCCTCCATTGTTGTATCGCCAACGACATATAAATCAAATGCGGCTTCGCTTAGCCACTGTTTGTATTGACTATATAACGATTCCGGCGTAATGGAGCTGATTTCCTCCAGCTTTCCGAGCGGGTGAAGGCGGTAAGGCTCATTTGCGCACATCTCTTCCATGCAGCGTTCGGCTGCATAACGAATCTTATCATTGACGATGGATTCCAGCCGTTTCGTCAACGTCTGCTTCTCCGCGTCTACATACTTGCGGCGGAACACTCCGTCTTCCGTTACCGGCTCCGTCACGACTTCGCCAAGGAATCTCAAAGACGAACTCAATAGAGGTACATCGGACGATACAAAATGATCGTTGATAACGTCCATGCGGAATTGAACGATTTGAGAATCGCCCCTTTTATATACATCAAAGCCGAATCCGGCGCCATACAAATCATCCAGCCTCTCGCGGAAAGCCTTCGTCTCGGGCGTAGATACCGTACCTCGACGCAATACAAACGGGGCTAGCGCGGTTTTTGTTACAGCGTTTTCAGATAGAGGCAGTCCTGCGAACAGCGATATCGCAAACGTCTTGAACCGTTTTGTCGGCATTACATGCAGCCTGATCCGGCCTATTTGCCCTCTTTCGAATAATGTCACTTCCGTTTGCTCCTTCCGAGTAAAA
This region of Paenibacillus sp. JDR-2 genomic DNA includes:
- the yfmH gene encoding EF-P 5-aminopentanol modification-associated protein YfmH is translated as METLDYKGVQETLYREVLDNGLEVIVLPKEGFQKTYATFATKYGSVDNKFAVGDQEPVRVPDGIAHFLEHKMFEEPTGDIFATFASQGASANAFTSFDRTVYLFSATEQIPANLETLIDFVQHPYFTDQNVDKEKGIIAQEINMYKDNPDWRVYFGLIDAMYHTHPIHIDIAGTVESIYQIDKETLYRCYETFYHPSNMLLFVVGGVKAEEVFELVRNNQARKSFKPQGEIKRFFEHEPESVKVPRKVTKLPVSLPKVMFGFKEKKTGLTGEALLSHEVTSKLMLDALFGASSALYQDLYEQNLISDSFGTEFNVSTDYAFSVIGGDSPNPDELLSRIRTAVEEALRTGIEPAAFERSKRKKIGGYLRMLNSPEAIAGEFTRYRFRDSDMFDLLSLYENCTLEQVNERIREHFDFQQLAISIVEKPDGQPV
- the ymfI gene encoding elongation factor P 5-aminopentanone reductase, with product MTVLITGGSRGIGAAIAQRFAAEGLNIVIHYRESHEAANETARACMRLGANVMTISADLRSKEQLTRMKEKLEAHDMLPDILVNNGGISHYGMLMDVTEQEWDDVMAVNLKGMFLSSQLFMPNMISNRFGRIINVSSIWGMSGASCEVLYSTTKGGMNAFTKALAKELAPSGVTVNAVAPGAVDTKMMSGFNDEEKAALEQEIPLGRFGQPDEVASLVYFLSLPESSYITGQIISPNGGWHT
- a CDS encoding DUF3388 domain-containing protein, which gives rise to MGSKQQYYMEYKIHKNRPGLLGDIASLLGMLEVNIMTINGVEDRTRGMLLQTDDEEKIVLLGKMLQKVDNITVNKLRTPTIVDILAVRHGRYIERDSDDRKTFRFTRDELGILVDFLGEVFKRDGNQVIGLRGMPRVGKTESIIAGSVCSNKRWTFVSSTLLRQTVRSQLSEDEMNDNNIFIIDGIVSTIRSNEKHYSLLQEIMAMPSTKVIEHPDIFIKESQYDYSHFDMIIELRNTPDEEITYESFTANYSENEF
- a CDS encoding DUF3243 domain-containing protein translates to MSNVLSSFDNWKEFLSDRVAQAKNNGMSEETIHNLAYEIGSFLDEKVDPKNEQQRVLKQLWDAGDEHERKTVAGLMVKLVEQT
- the yfmF gene encoding EF-P 5-aminopentanol modification-associated protein YfmF, whose translation is MEYITIFHFTRKEQTEVTLFERGQIGRIRLHVMPTKRFKTFAISLFAGLPLSENAVTKTALAPFVLRRGTVSTPETKAFRERLDDLYGAGFGFDVYKRGDSQIVQFRMDVINDHFVSSDVPLLSSSLRFLGEVVTEPVTEDGVFRRKYVDAEKQTLTKRLESIVNDKIRYAAERCMEEMCANEPYRLHPLGKLEEISSITPESLYSQYKQWLSEAAFDLYVVGDTTMEEVAALAKEAFRIEDGSPASYSTPSITHEVRNVKTVVERMDVNQGKLNMGLRTNVGYGDKDYAASLMYNGILGGYPHSKLFLNVREKESLAYYAASRLDGHKGLLTIQSGIEIANYEKAVTIIKEQLESMRQGNLSDLEMNQTKAMIANHLRELQDSAYEMIAYDFNAVLSGKERTAQQLLDQIEAVTAEDIVRVAGLAQLDTIYFLRDQKEA